The region CGCCGCGCCCCTCCCTCTGCGCCCGCTGCATGGCCCCCTCGAGGAGGGCGCCGCAGCCGCAGCCCAGGGAGCCGAACGCCTCCCCGAGGAGGCAAGAGCGGTGGATGTGGGCGAAGACCCGGCCCCGGCCCCGCACCTCCCCCGCCACGAGCGCCAGGTGAGCGCGCCCGTCGACCGCATCCCGGTAGGCCACGACCCGGAACTCCCCGAAGCGCGTCGGGAGCCGGGCCTCGGCCTCGCGGCGCAGCCGCGGGCCGCCGGCGGCCGGAAGCGCCTCAGGCCTCGCCCCCGCAAGGCTCAAGAGGCCGCCTCCAGCACCCGGCGCCACCCGGCGAACCTCCGCTCCCCGTAGACCAGCGGGGACGCCTCGCCTCCGGCGCTGGCCCCCTCGAGCGCCAGCCCGACGAGCACCAGGTGGTCCCCGGCCTCGAGCTCGCGCCACAGCCGGCACGCTACGTAGGCCAGGCTGCAGCCCTCGAGCACCGGCCCGCCCTGGGGGCACCGCCCGGGGGCCCGGTGCGCGAGCCCCTCGAACTTCCCGGCCCCCTTCGAGGCGAAGCGCAGCGCGAGGTCCGCGTGCTCCGCCGCCAGGAAGTTGACCGTGTAGCCGCCGCTCGACCGGATGGCGGGCAGGGTCTCGGACTCCCTGTCCACGCAGACCAGCACCAGCGGCGGGGAGAGCGAGACCGGGCAGAACGCGCTGACCGTAAGGCCGCGCGGCTCTCCCCCGTCCCCGTAGGCGGTCACCACCGTAACCCCCGCCGGGAAGCGGGACATGATCCCCCTGAACAGCTCCGGCGTCACCCTTCCGGAGCCCGCACGCAGGGTCCCGGGCATGGCCGGCTCACCTCCTCCTGTCTCGCCTGCTCGTCTCCTCCGAAGGGGCGCGAGAGGACCATCAAGGGTCCCCGCCGCGGTAGCGGCGCAGCCTCTCGCGCTCCTCCTCGTCGTCGTAGGGGGTCTCCGTGTCCAGCCCCACGCCGCCGAGCTCCCTGGGGAAGGCGTTCGCGGGGGGCTGGTGCTTCTCGGGGAGCCTCTCGTAGAGCGCCCGGGCCTCCGCGGGGGTCAGAACCTCGAGCTCGTCCCGCTCGCCGTGGCGCTGGACGAAGTAGCCCGAGTTGTGCGCCCGGAAGAGGTAGACGCCCCCCGCCGCGTCGGAGGCGAGCAGGCGGGCGAGCGCCGTGCGGTAGCGCTCCCCGTCCACGACCGCGCTCATCGTCTTGAAGCCGCTCAACTCTCCCCCTCTCCGGTCTCGAACGGCGTCCGCCGTTCTATCGTCGGGGCCGAAGCGCCCACGAGGGGCCCGCGCTGCCGCTCGCAGAAGGCCACCACCGCCTCGGCCAGCTTCTCCAGCTCCCGGATCACGCCGCGGTCCACCAGCTCTCCGCCGTCGAAGTGCTCGTTCTTGGCGTAGACGGCGCCGGGCAGGGCGTGGGCCTGGAAGAAACCCACGAGGGGCTTCAGCTCGTGCTCTATGGCCAGGTAGTGGTGGTCGCTGCCCGCGGTGGCGACGAGCCCCACCGGCTTGCCCAGGAGAGCGTCGTTCGGCAGCAAGTCGAAGAGGTTCTTCAGGATGCCGGTGTAGGTGGCCCGGTAGATGGGGGTGCCCACCACGAGCGCGTCGGCCTCCACCACCTTGTCGATGACCCGGCGGGTGTCCCCCTCGTAGAGGGAGGGGTCGCGGCCGTCGCAGAACACGAGGTCGTAGTCCACGAGGCTCAGCACCTCCGCCTCCACCGCCGGGTGCCGCTCCGCCGCGTGGCGGACGGCCGTCTCCACCGCGGCGAGGGTTTTGGACCGGGAGCTGGGGCTCCCGGAGATGCCGATGAGCTTCACCGGAGAGAGACCTCCTTTCTCTTCTCTGGAGCGGGCGCGTACGCCGGCCATCAGCGGGCGCGCCCCGCGGCGTAGGAGCCGTTGCGGCGGGCCTCCTCCCGCTCGCGCACCAGGGGGATGACCTTTCTCCCGAACTGCTCGAGCTCCCAGTCGTAGTGCAGGAAGCCGCAGAGGATGATGTCTACGCCGAGGTCTTTGAGCTCCAGGATCCTCTCGGCCACCTGCTCGGGGGTGCCGATAAGCCCGGTCTTGAAGCCGTCGTTGTACTGGACTAGGTCCTCGAAGGAGGAGTCGGCCCACATCCCCTCCCCCTCCCTGGAGGAGCGCCCCGCCGCCTTGGTGGCCTCGCCGAAGCCCTTGACGGCCTCCACGTCGGCGTTCGCGACGATCTCCCTGAGCGTCTCGACGGCCTCGTCCTCGGTGTCGCGCACGATGGCGAACCCGTTGGCCCCGAACTTCAGCTCGCGCGGGTCGCGCCCGGCGGCCTCCGCGGCGGCGCGCGCGTCGGCGATGATCTCCCGGAAGCCCCGGTTGGTGTTGCCGTTCATGAACAGCACGTCCGAGACGCACCCGGCCATCCTGCGGGCGGCCTTGGAGTTGCCGCCCTGGAAGACGGGGATGCGGTGGACGGGCTTGGGCAGCATCGGGGCCTCTTCGAGGGTGTAGAAGGCCCCGTAGAAGTCGAAGACGTCCTCCGTCCACATGCCCTTGAGCACCCGGACAAACTCCTCGGAGCGCCGGTAGCGCTCGTCGTGCTCGAGCCAGGGCAGCCCGTAGCCGGTGAACTCGCTCCTGAACCAGCCGCTCACGACGTTGATCGCCGTCCTGCCGCCGCTGACCACGTCCAGCGAGGCCTGCATCTTCGCCACCACCCCCGGGTGCCACAGCCCCGGATGCACGGCGGTGATGAGGTGCAGCCGCTCGGTGTGGGCCAGGATCTGGGAGGAGATGACGAACGCCTCGTGCTGGTGGTCGGCGCCGTAGCTGGCGAACCACCTCGTCTGCGAGAGGGCTGCGGCGAACCCGTTCTCCTCGGCGACCTTCGCGTAGCGCAGGTTGGACTCGAGGTCCCACCCGGTCTGCATGGGCAGGGTGGTGATCACGAGCCCCCCGGAGACGTTGGGCACCCAGTAGGCGAACTGGACCTCTCCCCCATCGCTCTCCTCCCACCACCCCGGAGCGGGCAGCGGGTTCTCGGCGTTGGTCAAGAGCCTCGGATATGCCGGCGCCATGGCCTCGAAAGCCTCCTTTCTCTCTTTCAGGTCCAGATCCTCTTAGGGGTCCCGATGCCCCTCTCTCGCAGGTACTCGACGGCCCGGGCGACGTCTCCCCCCGCCGCCTCCAGCGCCTTTCTGCAGTCGATCGCGCCGGCCCCCGTCTGCCTGCGGACCGCCTTTACCTGCTCCCCCGTTATCTGCTTGCGTTCCCCGCTCAAAGGACACACCTCCTCCCCACCGAAACCACAGCGCAACCAGGAAGACCCGCCCCGAGGCGCCCGCAAGGGAGCGCCGCAGAGCGCGCCGCAGAAGAAGACCCCGCACGCCCCCGCAGAACGGGGGCTATAATCAAACGAGTCAAAGGAACCCCCTTTGACGCCGGCCGGAGCACCCCGCACTGGGTTTGGCGACGCGGAGCGAGGCGCTCCGGCTTATCTCCTTTTTTACAACTTTTCCTACTTATTTAGTTCTCTATCCACGGCCGTTTACCTTAAGCCACGATCCGGGGGGTGTCAACCGCTTCGGGGGTGTTTTTTCGAAGGTTCGACGGGGCAAAGAGAGCCGGGGACAGGAGAAGAGAGGCGAGGCGGGAAGGGGGCCGAGGCGATGCCCGAGCTTCCGGACGTGGAGGTCTTGAAGGGTCGGCTGGAGAGAACCTCGCTGGGGCGGCGGATCTCGCGCGTGGAGGTGAGGGACGGCAGGGTAGTTGGGGAGGTCTCCGCCCGCGGGCTGCGGGAGGCCCTGGAGGGCCGCAGCCTCCGGCGCGTCCACCGCCACGGCAAGAACCTCTTCGCCGGCGTCGAGGGCGGGGGCTGGGTGCTGATGCACTTCGGCATGGCGGGCGGCCTGAGCCACCTGCCGGGTACGGAGGAGGAGCCGCCGCACGTGAGGCTGCTCCTCGGCTTCGACGGCGGGGATCGCCTCGCCTTCACCGACCGCCGGGCGTTGGGGAGGGTGCATCCCATCCGGGACCCGGAGAGCTTCGTGCGGGAGAAGGGGCTGGGCCCCGACGCGCTCCGCGTGGACTACCCCTCCTTCCGGGAGCGGCTCGGCGGGAGGCGGGGCGCGGTGAAGTCCGTGCTGATGAACCAGGGCGTCGTCGCGGGGCTGGGGAACATCTACTCCGACGAGGTGCTCTTCCGGGCCCGCCTCCACCCGCGGACGGGCGCGGACCGCCTCGGGGAGGAGGACATCCGGCGGCTCTTCGAGGCCACCGGAGGCGTGCTGCAGACCGCCATAGACCGGGGGGCGGATCCGGAAGCGCTTCCGGGCTCCTTCCTGCTCCCCCGCCGGCGCGAAGGAGCGCGATGCCCGCGGGGGAACGGGGAGATCCGCAGACTGCGCATCGCCGGGCGCACCGCCTACTACTGCCCCGCGTGCCAGCCCGGGAGACGGGAGAGCTGAATGGGCGACCGTGAGGCCTGGGAGCGGCTGAGGCAAAGCTCGGCCGGGCGGTTCGGAGAGGACTCGGTCTTCGGGGAGGGAGAGCCCGGAGCCCGGCTCGCCATCGTGGGCGAGGCCCCGGGCGGGCGGGAGGTCGAGCTGGGCAGGCCGTTCGTCGGCAGGGCGGGGAGGCTGCTCGACGAGCTGCTCGAGGAGGCGGGCATAGACCGCTCGGAGGTCTACGTGACCAACCTGGTAAAGGTACGCCCGACGAAGGAGAGCGGCGGCCGCATCCAGAACCGGCCGCCGCGCGCCGGGGAGGTCCGGGAGGGGCTGGAGGTGCTGGAGGAAGAGCTCCGGGCGATCGGCCCCGGGGCTCTCGTCCTGCTGGGGAGCACCCCGGCCAAGGCCCTCATAGACCGCTCGTTCACCATGAGGGAGGGGCGGGGCAGGATCTTCGAGTCCAAAATACTGGGGCTGCCCGCGCTGGCGACCTACCACCCCGCCTACCTGCTCCGGGTGCGCGGCGCCGGGGGCGCGGACTACGGGCGCCTCCGGCGGCAGGTGGTGGAGGACCTGCGCACCGCTTGGGAGCGGGCCAGCGGCGGATAAAGGCAGGGGTCCTAGATGAGTGTTGCAAGGTTTTATGAGATAGAAAGAAGGCCATCCGGAAACTTCCCGACCAAAGGAGCATCGGATGGCCCAACCCCACCATACCCCACGCCTCGCTCGCACGGAAGATGCCGTGATCGTGCTTTTCTGCCTCACCGATGACGCCTACCGGCTTCTCAACCCTAAAAGGAAGGCGTTACGAGTCTCTCAAGCGTCTCTCGGACTCGGAGGTCATCACTCTGGCACTCTTCCAGCAGTTGCGGGGAGTGGAGAGCGAACGCTCCTTCCTTAGAGACTGCGAGAGGTTCTTCTCGCACCTGTTCCCCGGAGTGGTGGGGCTGCATCCTTCTTCCTTCCATCGACGTGTGAGGAAGCTCAGGCGTTTCCTCGAACCCCTGCGACGCGCCTTGCTGGAGGAGTTGGTCGGAGATCCAGAGACGCTCATCGTGGACTCGACGCTGCTTTCCGTCCTGCATCCGAGGCAAGTGAAGCAGTCCGCCGCGGGCTTCGAGGGAGCAGGGTGGAGCAGGTGGGGTTCGTTCTGCGTGTACGGGGTGAAGCTGCATCTGGTGTGCTCTACCAATCGGGTTCCCATCTCCTACGAGATGACCGCCGCCAACGAAGCCGACGTACTCCTCGTCGAGGAGCTCCTCGCGGGGGCGGCCCTGGAGGAGGGCGAAGTCGCGAGGAGGCTCTTTGGGGATCTCGCCTACGAGAGCGGCGCGCTCAGGAGGCGGCTGGCCGAAAGCGGAATCCTCCTCTCGACCGAGGGAGCGAGCCGCCGACCGGCGACGAGGCAGCAGATCGAGGTCTGCTTCGCGCATCTCAAAGGAGCCTTCGGACTGGGCGAGACGCTGGCGAAGACTCTGGTGGGACTGGCGATCCGGATCGCGGCGAAGGTGACGGCCTACACCTACGGTTTGTACGTCAACCGGCTCCTCGGAAGGCCGCAGGGGCGCATAAAGGAGCTATGGGCATGAGATCCTCGCAACACTCATCTAGCCCGTGCGGTAGCATTCTACGAGGCGAGGGGAAAGCGACGAGAGGGGTTGGCCATGACCATCCAGGTGTCGAGCCCCGCCTTCGAGGCGGGCGGCCGCATCCCGACAAAGTACACGGGCGAGGGCGAGGACGCCTCCCCGCCGCTGCGGTGGAGCGGGGCGCCCGGGGAGACGCGGGAGCTGGCGCTCATCTGCGAAGACCCCGACGCCCCCACCCCCACCCCTTCGTGCACTGGGTCCTCTACAGGATCCCGCCGGAGACGACCTCCCTGGAAGAGGGAGGCATCCCGCCGGGGGCCCTGGAGGGCACAAACGACTTCGGCAGGACCGGCTACGGGGGCCCCATGCCGCCCAGGGGCCACGGCCCGCACCGCTACCACTTCCGGGTCTACGCCCTCGACGCGGGGCTGCAGGTCCGGCCCGGCCTGGGCAAAGACGAGCTCCTCGCGGCGATGGAGGGGCACGTACTGGACCGTGGAGAGCTCGTGGGCACCTACGAGCGCCGCTGAGGACCCGGCCTGCGGGCCGTGGTCCTCCGGGACGCGCAGCAGCCTCACCCCCCGCGGCGCCTCAGCGTCCCCGGCACCGTCCTCCTCGCCCCGCCCTCGAGGAAGCCCAGAACGGCGGGGCGCTCCTCGCGACAGAAGGAGTCCACGAAGACCTTGAGCAGCCGCGAGCCGCGCAGGACGTCGAGGTCTTCCGGGAGATGGTCGACGACCTCCCGCGAGACGAACACGACGAGCTTCGCCCGCGGGCGGGAGGCCATGACGTTGAAGCGGTTTTCGCTCATGAGGAACTCGTCCTCGTCGGCTATGGCGTCGGGGTCGCCGAGGGCGTAGGAGGCGAGGATGACGTCGCGCTCCTGGCCCTGGAAGCGCTCGACGGTGTCCACGGCGCCCCGGATGAGCTCCGGCTCGACCTCCGGGAAGACCTTCCGCAGCCGGCTCACGATGAGACCCTGCTGCGCCCGGTGGGGGGTGACGACCCCGACCGCCCTCTTCCAGAACTCCTCTGGAGAGTAAGGCCTGCCCCGGACGGGCAGCGGCCTCCCGGTCGCGGGGTCGCGCTCGCCCGAGAGCCCCGCCGCCCGCCCGTAAAGCAGCGTGATGAGGGCGGCAACGGTGTCGGCCTCGAACCGGTTCCACTGGCTGCTCCGGCCCTCGGGGTAGACGAAGCAGGCGGCGGGGTGATCGGAGTCCAGCAGCGCCGCCCACTCGGGCGTCCAGCAGAGCGAGGCGGGCCAGCCTTCGGGCCGCTCCTTCGGCAGGGGCTCGAGGAGGTTCAGCCTGAGATCCGGGGAATGGCTCCTGAGCGTGGGCTCGTAGCCCGCCTCGAGCGAGAAGCCCACGAGCGTGGCGTTGGACCGGTAGTTTACGTCGAGCATGACGGGCTCGACGCCGTGGCAGTCCGCGCAGAAGGCGTAGACCGAGCCGACCATGGCCTCGAGCCCCAGGGGCGGGTCGGCCTGCCGGATGGGGGGAAGCTGCTTCGGGTCGCCGGCGAGGACGACGCTGCCCCCCTTCGCCAGGGAGCAGAGGGCGAGTATCGAGAGGGCGACGTCCATCTGCGAGGCCTCGTCGATGAGGATGAGGTCGAAGAGCTCGCCGCGGGCCTCCCCGCAGGAGACCTTGAGCAGGTTGTGGACCTGGTTGGGCGTGGCGCCGACCACGGTGATACCCCGGCGGGCCTCGAGCCTCTCCGAGAGCCCCACGAGGCGCTCCGTGGGCCGGGAGCGGTCTAGCCCGGTGTCTATCTCCTCGGGGACGCCCGTATCCCGGGGTCGGGTGTGGCTCCGCACCCTGTACAGCCGGAAGTCGTCTTCGGGGAGCAGGGCCTTGAGCTGCTCGTAGACGCCGAGCAGAACGACGTCCATGGCGTTGTAGTTCTGCGCGCAGACGAGGACCCTGATGGGCTTTTTCTGCTGGTGAGCCTCCAGGACGGCGCCCAGGATCACGGCGCGCGCCGTGCGGCTCTTGCCGGTCCCCGGCGGCCCCCAGATGAGGGAGAGGCGGCGGGTGAGGGCCTCCTCCCAAGCCCGCCACTGCGTGGGGTTGAGGCCGAGGCCGGCCCCCTCGAGAGCGCGGCGCACCGGCCCGAGTTCCCGTCCGACGCGGGTCTCGTGCATAGTTCTGGCGCCCCAGAGAAAGTCCGCCGGCGGGGTGTGGGCGGTGGCGCGGGCGCCGCGGGCCCGGATCCGGCCGAGGGCACGCCGCACGAGGGGGTCGTCGCGGGCGGCGGGCGGGTTGCCGATGGCCTGCAGGGCGTCGCGAAGCTTCCGGGTGAAGTAGTCGGTGTAGACCCTGTCGAGGACCACGTCCGAGTCGAAGCCGGCTATCCCCGCCTCCTCCAGGTCTTCGAGGCGCGGGCAACCGGGCAGAGGTCTGGGGTCGAGCGCGATCAGGCCGCGGTCCCGGTCTATGCCCGCGACCGCGACCTTCGTGACCTCGCCCATGCGCCGCTGGTACTCCGAGGCGCAGGCCTCCTCGAGCGGGGTCCCCTCCGTCACGCTCTTGAGGCTGCGGTCGAGGAAGTCCGGCCAGCCCTCGGGGGCGAGGGCGAGCTCGAAGTCCCCCTCCTTGAACTTCACCTCCCGGCTGTCCGGCGAGAGCCGGTAGACCCTGCGCCCGGGGCGGGGCCTCAGCCCGAGCGCGGCGAGGGCCCGTACCTCGTCGCTCCCGAGGAGGCGCTCGGGCAGCCGGGCGCACTCGAACTTCGCCTCCCGGGCGTGGGGAGGCAGGGCGCGCAGCTCTTGCACCTCGAGCTGCTGCAGGCCCGCGTCGAGCCTGGCGAAGGCGTACCAGAGCTGGCCGTCGAAGCTGAGGCGGGGCGGGGTCTGGGGCGGCCGTATGGCCTGTATGCGCGGGGCGGCCTGGTTGGGCAGGCGCGGGCGCAGGTCGCCCTCCAGGCGGCGGACGACGGCCTCGAGGGCGGTGAGCCGCTGCGCGACCGTGCGCCGCAGGGTCCCGATCTGGGTGGACCAGTGGCGCGGGCTCGTGGAGCGCGACCAGATCTCGTGCGCCCGCTCGGAGGGTATCTGGTCGCTCAAGGCGTCCTCGAAGAGGGGGTGGACGTCGAACCTCCTCAGGTTCTCGGGGAGGCTCTGCGGGTGGTAGCGGCGGGCCGTCTCGAGGAGGCTGTAGTAGTGCGGCACCGGGACGGCGAGGACGGAGCGGACGACGTCCCGCACGGTCGTGATGGGCGACTGGCGGGTCGAGAGCGCGGGGTTCTGCAGCAGCTCCTCCGGCGGGAAGAGCCAGGCCAGATGCCAGAGCCCCTCCCGGTCGAGGATGGCCCCCAGGTGGCGCCCCACGACCCGGGAGAGGTGCTCGAGCTGCAGCGAGTCCCAGAGGTAGAACTGCACCGTGGAACGGCCATCCAGTTCGCAGGCCTCCTCGAGGATGGTCGCGATCCTCTCCAGAAACGCCATGAGCTCCCGCCGCTCGGCCTCGAGGTCCCTGAGGTCCACGACGAACGACTCGGCCCCCCACCTCCTGTGCCTGCGGGGGGCGGTGTCGTGCGAACCGAACGGGCGGGGCTCGATCCAGAAGGCCTTGAGGCCGAAGGAGAGGGTGATGGCGCTGCCCACGTCGAAGTCCGCGGAGAGGAAGACGCGGAGGTCCGTCCACCTCGGCATGACCGCCGAGGTGCCGCTGTCCTTCGGGATCGCCGCCACCCCGGTCTTGAGGGCCTCCGCCCGGCCCGAGACCACCGTGCGGGTCGCCTTGAGCACGTGGTGCGCGCCGAAGACGGGGTCCTCCGGCGAGCGCGCGGCGAGGGCCTCCACGTCCTTCACGCCCCGCTCCCGCAGCGCGGCGCCGGCCCCCCGGGAGACGAAGGCGACCCGGCTCAGATGCCCCTCCCTCTCGGCCTCGGGCATGCAGTGGTCGGGGTGATCCGTCCTCTCTCCGCCGCTCACCCACGGGTAGCCGAGGTAGTCGCAGCCCTTGCAGCGGTTGTCCACGTGCCACGGAAGCTCGCGCCAGGGCGTCGAGAGCACCTGCGGCAGCTCCTCCCGGAAAAAGCGCCTGAGGCGCTGGGCGAAGACCTCGAAGGGGACCGGCTCCAGGTCCTGCTCCAGCGCCTCGCGCAGCCGCGCCCCGTCCGGCCCCCCACCCCCCATCTCCCTGTGGGCGACGACGAGCCTCGAGGCGTTGTGGGAGCCGGGCCAGACCGCCCCCTCGGGCACGGCGACGAAGCGGTGATCAAGGCCCCTGTCCGCGAGCCACCCGGCGAGCGCCATCGTGTAGTAGGCCACCTCGGCGAAGTAGCCGGGGGAGGGCTCGGCGGTGAGCTTGACGTCTATGACGCGCAGCTGCGGGCGCGTATCTCCGGCCCCGAGGGCGCGCGTCTCGCCGGAGGGGTCCACGGAGCGGGAGAAGCAGCCCGGCGGGAGGACCTGGATGATGTCCGGGCGCACCCCGGCGTACTCCAGGCCGTACCGCCCCCGCAGAGAGGTGATGCCGAGGGCGCTCTCGAAGGCCGGCCCCACGGCGTACTCCGCCTCGACGAGGAAACGCCCGGGGCGGGCGCCGGAGAGGGCCCCTTCCAGCGGCAGGCTGCGGTAGCGTCTCTGCCCCGCGGAATTCGTGCAAGCCTCCCCGACCACCGCCCCTTCTCCGAACGTCTCGGCGAGGTCGCGCAGCTTGGCCGCCTGCCACTCCTCGCCCAGCCGGGCGATCTGCTCGAGCCCGGGCCGGGGCCTCTGGCGGGGCGGCATGCCCTGCGCCTCCCTCTCGGGCCGGAACCGCTGCGTGTCCGGGGAGAGGTTGAGGCGCAGCTGGCGCCTGCACCCGGTCCGGAAGTACTGGGAGATCGCCTTTTTAGCCAGCAGGGGCATCCGCTCTCCCCTCTGGCCCCCTCGGGGGCGGCTGCTCCAGCGCCGCGGCGAGCGGCGTCCATCCCCCGTCCACCTGCGGCCCGGGGAACGCCCCGAGCGCACCCGCCACCAGGCAGGCCCGGAAGAAGTTGCGGCGGTCCGCCTCCCGGAACAGCCCCGTCCCGGAGAGCCTCGCCTCCCAGTAGCCGCAGTGCCCGCGGGCGCGCTCCAGCCGCGCGCCGGAGAGCCCCAGGGGGCCGGGCGGAGGGCCTCCCCCGTCCCTCACGGCGACGAAGACCGCGTCCCACCGGCTCGCCCCCTGGTGGGCGTGGGGACCGCGATCCCCGTTCCCGAGCAGCGGGAAGACCTGCACGGGCCGCAGCCGCGCGGCGGCCATGGCCCCGGCGAGGGCCTGCCAGGCCCCGGCGGTGCGGTGCTGGTAGGTGAACACGAGCCTCCCCTCCGGCCTCAGCACGCGGCGCACCTCGCGCAGAGCCTCCGCGAGCGAGCGGGCGTACTCCTCGAGCGCGGCGCCATCCCTCCCCCTCGCGGCCAGGCTCCCCTCGAGGGCCGAGAGGCCCTCCACCGCCGGGGCGAGGCCCAGCAGCTCGAGCCAGGGCAGAAAGAAGTCCGAGAGCTCGGAGTAGGCGACGTTGTCCAGGTAGGGCGGGTCGGTGAGCACGAGGTCCACGCTCGCGTCCGGGAGCGCGCCGAGGTCGCGGGAGTCGGCCCGAAGGATGCGGGCCCCTCCGGAGGGCTTGTCGCGCACCGGACGGAAGCCGCCGGCGAGCGAGGGCTCCCTGGGGCTGCGGGCGGACTCGATGGCCCGCTGCACGGCGCGCACGGCGTTCGGGAAGGTGCCGCGGCCCGTGCCGTCGAGCCAGGGGTTGATCTCTACGGGCCGCGTCACGTGCCGGAAGGCGCGCACGGAGAACAGCGGCGCGAGCCGGCGCCAGCCGAAGGCGTAGTGGGCCATCATGCAGTTGGTCGTCAGGTGGTCGCTGAAGGCGAGCGCCAGGGCCTCGCGCTCCGGACCGGCGAGCCCGCCGATGGCCTCCGCCAGGAGCGAGAGGTGAAGGAGCTGGCGGGCGTTGAAGAGCTCGGCGTACCTCTCGTAGCCGTAGGCAGGCAGGCGGCCGTCAGACCTCCCCTCGCGCGGGATGCGCCGCGAGGGGACCCAGGGGAGGGCCCCATCCGGCCCCGCGCGCTCCTCCAGGGCACGCTCCGCCGACTCGAACACGCGGAGATCCTCCCGCGTGGCCGCCCGGAAACGCCGCCCCGAGAGGGGCACGGGCCTGCCGGGACGGGGCTCCTCCTCCAGGGTCTCGAGCGCGAAGAGCCGCCACCGCGGGGGCCCCCCGGTGCGGGCGGCCACGTCGATCAGGCGCTCCCGGTGCCCGCAGCGGGGACATGCGAGCCGCCCGTACCGTACCGGCCCGGTCTCTATGGACGCCGTGGCGCCGCACCCGTCGCAGCGCAGCCTGGTCTCCCCACGCGAGAGCTCCTGCACGCGGTGGCACCCCGGGCAGAACGCCCACTGCCTTCTGCCCCCGGCCTCGCAGGCGAGCCGGTGGTGCGGGTGGGCCTCCACCTCCTCCCCGCAGCCCGCGCACCTCACGACCTGCACCCAGAAGTAGTGGAGCACGACCCGCTCGCCCTCCGGGGTTGGCGTCAGGTAGTAGGGGGCGACCCTCTCCCCCACCTCCCTCTTCAGGCGCTCCAGCGCCTCCCCCGGGTCCGGAAACCCGGCGGCGCGCGTCTCGAAGCGCGTGATCACGCAGGCCACCGCGTCGACGTCGACCCCGATCACCTCGGCCCCCAGGCGCCGCGCCTCCACGACGGAGGTCCCGCCGCCGACGAAGGGGTCGAGGACCGTCCTGCCGCGCCAGCGGTCCGTTCCCCCGTAGTAGGCGGCCCAGAAGTCCTCGCCCTCCCGCAGCACCGCGGCCGTAAGCAGGGCGCGGAAGGCCGAGCCGAAGCGGCGGGCGAACCACCGGTGCGCCCCGTAGATCGGGCGCGGCCTCCGGCCCTCGCGCAGCGCAAGCCGCGCGAGCTCCTCCACCGGCAACAGGCCGGAATCCAGGAGGGAGCCCCCGCCCGCCCCTCGCGACGGCAACCTAGAGCCGGAGCCCCTCGACGACCGCGGACAGGACATGGTCCGCAACCTCGGCCGGCGAGCAACCCGTCCCCCCGCGGCTCCAGTCCAGCGCGGCCCCGAAGATCGCCCAGCTGACCACCGAGGCCGTAACCTCCCGAGCCGCCGAACGGCCCCCCGCCGCCCACGGCGACCCCTCCATCCAGCCCAACAGAAGCTCGTAGAGCTCGCGCTGCACCCGCGCCTCGATGAGGGGCCTGAACCGCCGGTCCTTCCGCCGGCACGTCGTCT is a window of Rubrobacter xylanophilus DSM 9941 DNA encoding:
- a CDS encoding GTP cyclohydrolase II; its protein translation is MSLAGARPEALPAAGGPRLRREAEARLPTRFGEFRVVAYRDAVDGRAHLALVAGEVRGRGRVFAHIHRSCLLGEAFGSLGCGCGALLEGAMQRAQREGRGVIAYVARGGGAPASGAGCPKDGEGACAVGAAIFEDLGLRSVRLLPVGEVLGS
- a CDS encoding flavin reductase family protein, whose amino-acid sequence is MPGTLRAGSGRVTPELFRGIMSRFPAGVTVVTAYGDGGEPRGLTVSAFCPVSLSPPLVLVCVDRESETLPAIRSSGGYTVNFLAAEHADLALRFASKGAGKFEGLAHRAPGRCPQGGPVLEGCSLAYVACRLWRELEAGDHLVLVGLALEGASAGGEASPLVYGERRFAGWRRVLEAAS
- a CDS encoding NADPH-dependent FMN reductase, giving the protein MKLIGISGSPSSRSKTLAAVETAVRHAAERHPAVEAEVLSLVDYDLVFCDGRDPSLYEGDTRRVIDKVVEADALVVGTPIYRATYTGILKNLFDLLPNDALLGKPVGLVATAGSDHHYLAIEHELKPLVGFFQAHALPGAVYAKNEHFDGGELVDRGVIRELEKLAEAVVAFCERQRGPLVGASAPTIERRTPFETGEGES
- the sfnG gene encoding dimethylsulfone monooxygenase SfnG; amino-acid sequence: MAPAYPRLLTNAENPLPAPGWWEESDGGEVQFAYWVPNVSGGLVITTLPMQTGWDLESNLRYAKVAEENGFAAALSQTRWFASYGADHQHEAFVISSQILAHTERLHLITAVHPGLWHPGVVAKMQASLDVVSGGRTAINVVSGWFRSEFTGYGLPWLEHDERYRRSEEFVRVLKGMWTEDVFDFYGAFYTLEEAPMLPKPVHRIPVFQGGNSKAARRMAGCVSDVLFMNGNTNRGFREIIADARAAAEAAGRDPRELKFGANGFAIVRDTEDEAVETLREIVANADVEAVKGFGEATKAAGRSSREGEGMWADSSFEDLVQYNDGFKTGLIGTPEQVAERILELKDLGVDIILCGFLHYDWELEQFGRKVIPLVREREEARRNGSYAAGRAR
- a CDS encoding Fpg/Nei family DNA glycosylase, yielding MPELPDVEVLKGRLERTSLGRRISRVEVRDGRVVGEVSARGLREALEGRSLRRVHRHGKNLFAGVEGGGWVLMHFGMAGGLSHLPGTEEEPPHVRLLLGFDGGDRLAFTDRRALGRVHPIRDPESFVREKGLGPDALRVDYPSFRERLGGRRGAVKSVLMNQGVVAGLGNIYSDEVLFRARLHPRTGADRLGEEDIRRLFEATGGVLQTAIDRGADPEALPGSFLLPRRREGARCPRGNGEIRRLRIAGRTAYYCPACQPGRRES
- a CDS encoding uracil-DNA glycosylase: MGDREAWERLRQSSAGRFGEDSVFGEGEPGARLAIVGEAPGGREVELGRPFVGRAGRLLDELLEEAGIDRSEVYVTNLVKVRPTKESGGRIQNRPPRAGEVREGLEVLEEELRAIGPGALVLLGSTPAKALIDRSFTMREGRGRIFESKILGLPALATYHPAYLLRVRGAGGADYGRLRRQVVEDLRTAWERASGG
- a CDS encoding transposase gives rise to the protein MTPTGFSTLKGRRYESLKRLSDSEVITLALFQQLRGVESERSFLRDCERFFSHLFPGVVGLHPSSFHRRVRKLRRFLEPLRRALLEELVGDPETLIVDSTLLSVLHPRQVKQSAAGFEGAGWSRWGSFCVYGVKLHLVCSTNRVPISYEMTAANEADVLLVEELLAGAALEEGEVARRLFGDLAYESGALRRRLAESGILLSTEGASRRPATRQQIEVCFAHLKGAFGLGETLAKTLVGLAIRIAAKVTAYTYGLYVNRLLGRPQGRIKELWA